The DNA segment GTTAATAATAACATACTCTTCCGctttatgcatttttatagATCTAGCTCTAGTGTAAACTGTATTGTGGACTTAGCCAATTGTAATGTTTGTTACACTAACATTAAACAGCATGTTGGACTGTGCTGCGTTTCGTGAGCTCGTTGTATACAGAACAGGAAAATTaaagtttttcaaattgaCCATTCGTACGATGGATTCAACCACACGCGTTTCATAcattattcatttaattttctaATAAATCTGTATAAATAGTTATATTGCACCGTCTTACAACATTGATTTCGCTTggattttttggtttttctgTTCTAAATTTCAATACTGAGAGCCatgtaattttaattgtaATAAATCGCTCAGCTAATAATCAACAATTCAAAAAGATACTTATTTATAGTTTATAAAATTTATATataattttatattaatttctATAATTTATgagataatttatttcaacTTCTAATAATAATGTTCTAGACAACTATTCAAAAAGATacttatttataatttatataatttatttaaaattttatattaattaatataatttatgagataatttatttcaaattctaATAATAATGTTctagacaaacaaaaaagacaaatgtTAACATTCAACTTTATTGCTTTATACAAAACAaatctttttgtgtgttgtgcgtaGTTAATTGATTCTGTAGCTCTTCAATGCGCAGTATAATACTAAAACGAATACCTTTTACATTCTCCTATCACAGACTGTCCGAACTGTGTTGAAGAATCATCTGCACCACCGCGATGGACTATGCCGCTGCTGAAGCTTGGCGAAAAGCGTTACTATCTCAGCATTTTCTTCAAGGTATAGAGAGATACATTTTAATGTCGCAAATACAAATTACTTAAAAGCAATGTATTATCATTCTGCTGCAGGCAAATTGGTTCAAGGCGCTGCAGTACTGTCGGTTCCATGGAATGCAGCTTGCGAGCATACAGACGCAGGAAGAAAACGATCGGTTGGAGAAATACGTAAAGGATTACGGTAAGATGCACGATTCCAGTTGGTTTGGTCAGGCATGCAATAACTCGCTCCATAACTTCCTCTCCACTCTTGCTCGCAGGTCTCGCCACCGAACACTTCTGGACCTCCGGTACCGATCTGGCCGAGGAGGGCAGCTTCTTCTGGGTGTCGAACGGTCGACCGCTTTCCTTCACCAACTGGAACGCCGGTGAACCGAACAACTTCCGCTACGAAAACGGCGAGGAGGAGCACTGTCTCGAGCTGTGGAACCGGGACGGCAAGGGTCTGAAATGGAACGACACACCCTGCAGCTTCGAGACGTACTTCATCTGCGAGGTCTAAGCACCGGACTGTGACTGTGTTTATCCGATTGCCCATACCCCCTCTTCCTACTGCACTTTCGAGCTGCTGTGGCTCGGAAGTGATCATAGTTCTTGCCGGTTTTTCTTCTCTCATGCTGTCATGCTGTGTATTGTGTTCAAACGAAGTGTTTCGTTCCAAATCAGtgggcgaaatggacgaaaaaCAATAGGCTGGGGGTGGGGTACGGAAGGCGGCAGATGGTCGTGACCATTCATCGACGTCCATTGGCCAGTCGGCACCTCACGCCCGTCGCCCCTTAAAGTCGCTCAGCTTTTTTACTCTATCGTGTAGTATTTATATAGCTCATATACACATATACGAGATCAATTCCAGTGACCACGATAGCCGCCGGCGGGCGTGGAGCACGGAGAGTGAGagacaacaacgacaaaagaAAACTAGTGATTTAAGTAAGCTCTTCCCCATTCTCATGCTCTGGTTTTTGAAAGCGGTGTTAGTGGTCGCGTGCAGTTAGTAGATGCTGTaggttaattttaaaacacaatttattctttcctctttcttttacctatttttatgttcttttcCTAATGATTTTAGTGAACCGTGAATGTCCTCTGCTGTTTACTCTCAGTTTAATGGttctgttttctttcatttgttttcttttttacctCGGCATCTCGTGTCTGTTTCCTGCGCTTGTTCGCTCTCCACCACGTTTTTAAGTGTATGTACATAAGGTTTCGCATTACTGGCCAGCAATGTGtagtttaattaataaaagaaTACTTGCCAAAAAGttttaagggttttttttatttattttcaacttaatttaattaacaagtaacaaaaatattactaaaagttacaaaaataaaatctagaaagaaataagaaaatgaCATAAAACAGTGAGTGGAACAACTAAAAGTACggctgtatttttttaaattaatacaaaCAAGTTAAGGAATTAAGAAAGTAAAATATATTGTTTGTATCAATTGGTTATATGgatctgcttcttcttctttggcacaacaaatGTGTTTCTCCTCAACCTTTcgttttactatttttttgttgccttatGAAACATTATTTGTGTATAAATTGTGaataatttccttttttgtttaaataaaagcGTACAGCCAACAAACCGAGTCTATactttaaatgtatttttttaaactacgAGATTTTCGTattgaataataaatataacaaATTGATGgctttttgatttatttttaaaagttCGACGAGTCAAAAAGTTCAAAATGTTGCATTGTTTTTGCATTCCAAAATTTATTGGCATTTTCCgcgcattatttatttttttagaaattttccaccattaatcaaataaaaaatccaccattttttaacaatataaatattgtttattattatttttatgaattcAAATTAATGACTAATTATTGATgtacaataataatattatacttttcttttttttcacaataCTATTCCACACGCGATAAATGTTAATAAGTTTACTTCAATGATTCAGCAAGGGACCGACGGGAATCCCAAGCCTTATCACCCTAGACTGACCTGTCTGTAGCCTTCCTCACGCATACCTCTTATCATCGCATCCCAATCGCAGTTGCACAGAAGGTGCTTCTACGATCATTCAAGCTCACTCTCATAAAACGTATAGTCTTTAGAAGTTTGTGTGGTTTTCTGTACTGTTATACTGTACGCCTTTTCAAAGAAAAAAGTGATAAaccatttttaaaatgaatttaatgatCACAATTCTAATTACTGTCATCACAGTGGTTCGTGGTGATCTATCGGGTCCACATACTGTGGATGGTAAgatttttggggtttttgttaTGGTCCAATTTAGGTTCGATTCACGTAATAATTTGTTATAACCATTTCCAGATATTCTTCAACAAAACCCATGCCTTTGCCCATGCAAACCGTTCGAGGAGAAAGAATACTTCATTCCCATCAGTCGGGTAGAATAGAATTCCAAACCGTATCCAAATGCAACCTAAACCTTTATCACCCATTCCATCCTTCGCAGACGAGCGACTGGTTCGGTGCCGTTGCCTACTGCCACAGCGTTGGCATGGAGCTGGCCGAGGTGCTGAACGAAGACGAAGCACGAGCCATGGGCGAAGTGATCGCGGAGGAAGAATCCGACTCGGATGACGAGTTTTACTGGATCGGAGCGAATGATCTCGGCGTGCAGGGTACTTACCGGTGGGCATTAACTGGACGGCCAGTGTTGTACAGCCAATGGGCTGCAGGTGAACCGAACCATGCTCGCGGTGAGAATGGCCAACAGCCCGCCGAACGATGCGTCGCTGTTGCGATGGACAAGTACGAGTGGAACGATTTCCAATGTACGCAGCAGAAACCGTTCATCTGTCAACAGTTCCGAAAACATTGAAAAGTGTGAATAAATCGTGCGTTTTCTCGGCAGAAACATTCGAGGAGTTTATTTTCAATGCTATGCATTGGTCCCATTAATCTTCTAATATTCACAAATAAATTGTCTCGGTTCATCATCACAAGAAGTCGCAACCCAGCTCATTGTAGAGCCCTGTATATAAACACAGAATGGCTCCACTCTATTATTGGCCGGCGCTACCCCATCAGCCCACTCAGCAGATTCTTTCACCTCCTGATCAGTGAGACCCCATCGAAGCCCCTGTCCGGCGATCAAACTATTCGCTCCGATCCAGTACGgtattttgcttcttttctgcGATCGTGTCAGTCTTCGATCTCCGTCCAGATGAAGCTGCAATAATTGGCGCTCGTTGGTATCCTTTATTGTAGCGATCGACATTCCGATCGAGCTGCAGTAGGACACGGCATCAAACCAATTCAACTGAAATGAGACAAATTATGGCTTACGCACTTGCAATCATTACGCCCTACATTTTGATCTACTTACTCGTAAATTTGGCGTGGTGTACAGCTTTCCTCCTCTTGGATTGCCGCACGGACAAACGCACAGGTTTTGGGTAATCATTTCtgtgaagaa comes from the Anopheles coluzzii chromosome 2, AcolN3, whole genome shotgun sequence genome and includes:
- the LOC120951743 gene encoding C-type lectin 37Db, which encodes MNLMITILITVITVVRGDLSGPHTVDDILQQNPCLCPCKPFEEKEYFIPISRTSDWFGAVAYCHSVGMELAEVLNEDEARAMGEVIAEEESDSDDEFYWIGANDLGVQGTYRWALTGRPVLYSQWAAGEPNHARGENGQQPAERCVAVAMDKYEWNDFQCTQQKPFICQQFRKH
- the LOC120950709 gene encoding C-type lectin 37Db-like isoform X1 → MQPNKIVSHCVRWNRMGFVLAVLVLLLSESVIQCATPKALAGNSHGTNCPNCVEESSAPPRWTMPLLKLGEKRYYLSIFFKANWFKALQYCRFHGMQLASIQTQEENDRLEKYVKDYGLATEHFWTSGTDLAEEGSFFWVSNGRPLSFTNWNAGEPNNFRYENGEEEHCLELWNRDGKGLKWNDTPCSFETYFICEV
- the LOC120950709 gene encoding C-type lectin 37Db-like isoform X2, with protein sequence MQPNKIVSHCVRWNRMGFVLAVLVLLLSESVIQCATPKALAGNSHDCPNCVEESSAPPRWTMPLLKLGEKRYYLSIFFKANWFKALQYCRFHGMQLASIQTQEENDRLEKYVKDYGLATEHFWTSGTDLAEEGSFFWVSNGRPLSFTNWNAGEPNNFRYENGEEEHCLELWNRDGKGLKWNDTPCSFETYFICEV
- the LOC120951742 gene encoding uncharacterized protein LOC120951742, which gives rise to MQISNIFVSSIGITLVCLIVSTHGYRATTAREMITQNLCVCPCGNPRGGKLYTTPNLRLNWFDAVSYCSSIGMSIATIKDTNERQLLQLHLDGDRRLTRSQKRSKIPYWIGANSLIAGQGLRWGLTDQEVKESAEWADGVAPANNRVEPFCVYIQGSTMSWVATSCDDEPRQFICEY